One Lepisosteus oculatus isolate fLepOcu1 chromosome 4, fLepOcu1.hap2, whole genome shotgun sequence genomic window, ctccttcACTCTGATACTCTCACTCTCCTTCACTCTCcttcactctcacactctcactctcCTTCACTCTCATCCTCCCACTCTCCTTAACTCTCAAACTCTCACTCTCCTTCACTCTGATACTCTCACTCTccttcactctctcactctccttcACTCTGATACTCTCACTCTCCTTCACTCTCCTCCACTCTCACTCTCCTtaactctctcactctccttcactctctcactctcactctccttCACTCTGATACTCTCACTCTccttcactctctcactctccttcACTCTGATACTCTCACTCTCCTTCACTCTCCTCCACTCTCACTCTccttcactctctcactctccttcACTCTGATACTCTCACTCTccttcactctctcactctcactcactctctcactctccttcACTCTGATACTCTCACTCTccttcactctctcactctcaatCTCCTTCAGTCTCCTTCACTCTCACTCTCCTTCACTCTCCTTCACTCTCCTTCACTCTCACCCTCTcactctccctgtgtgtctcaggaAAGAAGAAAGGTGTGACCGTTTCACCCCCAGACGCCCAGCCAACTCGCTCTGTACCCCGACTTCCCTCCCCACCGCCTCGCAGGCCAACCAGATAGTGAGTCTGTCCGCCTGTCTGTGAGCCTGCCTGtctccatctgtctgtctctgtttccACGTGTCTGTCTGTGAGCCTGCCTGtctccatctgtctgtctctgtttccACGTGTCTGTCTGTGAGCCTGCCTGtctccatctgtctgtctctgtctccacGTGTCTGTCTGTGAGCCTGCCTGtctccatctgtctgtctctgtttccACGTGTCTGTCTGTGAGCCTGCCTGtctccatctgtctgtctctgtttccACGTGTCTGTCTGTGAGCCTGCCTGtctccatctgtctgtctctgtctccacGTGTCTGTCTGTGAGCCTGCCTGtctccatctgtctgtctctgtctctacgTGTCTGTCTGTGAGCCTGCCTGtctccatctgtctgtctctgtctccacGTGTCTGTCTGTGAGCCTGCCTGTCTCCATATTTCCTGTCCATGTGTCCTGTCTCTGTGTCCATCTTTCTGTCTGTAAGTCTGCCTGCATTCtcaagtctgtgtgtgtgtctcagtctgGATGAGTCCATCCGTCTATGTCcatgtgacttttttttctgtatctgtCCAGATTTCGATCTGTGTGTTGTAAGGATCATTATTGGCGTGAAACTGAACTGAATTGTTCAGTATAATTTCATTCTGAACTTTTCCCTTGTAATGTATAAAACACAATGGTCGATTTCTCTTCTCTGGGTTTGACAGAGAAGACAGTGGCCCCACTCAGAATGAGTACAATTGTCTGTTACTTACTACAGACCACTGACACTGAACACAACACTACAAAAGttgcaaaataacattttgtgaaTTTGTGTCTATTTGCCTGCAGGAGGGGGACTTGACCCCTtttccaataataataataataataataataataataataataataataataataatatagttatCTTCttgactctccactcaaagctctttataggtcagggggatcccctccacccccaccagtgtgtccccccacctggatgaagctccagtctgctcacacacagcagctctcagtggggaggagagcagagtgatgaagccagttcagagaggggggttattaggaggccatgatgggtaaagaccagggggaaatttggccaggacaccagggtgacacccctactcttttcgagagacgccctgggatttttaatgtccacagagagtcaggacctcggttttacgtctcatccgaagtcCAGTTCAGTTTATTGCCGGCGGCACCGGCCCAGTGACACGCTCGCTGATGTCGGTGCTccgagacagagacaggaaggACACAGCCAGAGCATcagcacagaacagcagcagcagcagcagcacgttAAATAACACACAACTTAAACAAAGCCCATCATTGTGCACCAGAGGTAGGGGTAGAGGAGCCTCTTTTACAGtagagtgtccccgtcactatactggggcatcaggacccacacagaccgcagggtgagcgccccctactggccccactaacacctctcccagcagcagcctcagctttcccaggagtctcccctccaggtactggccaggctcactctgctgagctccagtgctgAGCTGCAGGGGGATACAACCGCTGACCTACAGGGGGTCTTCCCAAAGCCCTGCAGGTGGCGCCCCCTGGTGGTGGTCCTGTCATCcatcacctttttttttcctttcccgcACGAGACGCAGGGGGGTTGATGAACCCCCAGACGTTGTGAATCAAGCCCACCACTCAGACCCCCTCAGCGCTGCCAGGGGCTTTTCATCACATGAATCGCCAGATACACATCCGGAGCTGACCCCTCTAACACTTTGATTGCAACACAGGAGACGGGACCAAATAACTGGACACAGAGCTGTCCAGtgtccacctgtctgtctgtctaccTGTCCCGTATCTGTcggtgtctctgtgtccgtgtgtccatctgtctctgtgtccgtgTCCATCTTCATTTCTGTCTGTCCACACGTTTGTGACTGCCGGTGTTACTCTCTCTGTCACCATCTCATTttgtgtctccctgtctctttAAGTCAGTCTGTCCTCACGCTGTGTCTCCCAGACACACAAAGCCCTCCGTGTCTTCTCCCCCAGTGCCATCACCGGCAGGCCTGAGCTCCCTAACGAACTGACTCCCCCAACAAAGCTCCGCTCTTCAGCTGTTTCTGCCAGCTGCTTATGTAAAAAATAGGCCAGTGCTGCCCTCCAGTGGTGAAGTTTCTGGACTCATTCGATCAGCATGAGATGATGACGATGACCTTTCCTGTCCCCTCTGTCTCACAGTCCCGGGCCAGCGTTTCCAGACCGATGTTCTGGAGGATTTGATGCTGTGGCCAACATCCGAGGAGAGGTCTTCTTCTTCAAGGGTCAGCGCTGATCTAACTCTGATATAACTCTGAGCTGAGCACGTCTGTTGGTCTAAAACTAGGAtgttcagtgtgtctgtattaacccctctctctcagtgcagtgttaatgtactggagtgtccagtcagtgtgtctgtattaatccctctctctctcagtgcagtgttaatgtactggagtgtccagtcagtgtgtctgtattaatccctctctctctcagtgcagtgttaatgtactggagtgtccagtcagtgtgtctgtattaatccctctctctctcagtgcagtgttaatgtactggagtgtccagtgtgtctgtattaatccctctctctctcagtgcagtgttaatgtactggagtgtccagtcagtgtgtcttgtttgacttctctctctttctccttctctctcaGGCCAGTATTTCTGGCGTATCCAGCGGTCCGGCTCTCTGGTGTCCTTGTCTCCAGCACTAGTGTCCAATTTCTGGCACGGTCTCCCGGCAAGGTTTGCCCGCATTGACGCGGTGTACGAGAGAATGACCGACTCCCACATCATCTTCTTCATCGGTCAGTTGAGCGCTGCTCTGCACTGCTCTGTCCTTGTTTTCTATATCTGGTCCCGCGCCCCAGTAATTCGTGGATAATGCATTCCGTCTTTGTTCATGTTTGAGATATTGCCGTAGGATTGAGCCCCCTGAATGCACATATTACTTAGATATATAAATTTTGCCAGCAGccctgtcaccctgcaactctcaGCTGGCACCCCAGTGGAGCTCCGCaatgtgagcctggccagtacctggaggggagactcctgggagagctgaggctgctgctgggagaggtgttattgggaccagtaggaggcgctcaccctgtggtctgcgggggtcctgatgccccagtatagtgacggggacactagactgtaaacaggcgccgtccttcggatgagacgtaaaaccgaggtcctgactctctgtggtcattaaaaatcccagggcgtctctcgaaaagagtaggggtgtcaccccggtgtcctggccacatttccccctggtctttacccatcatggcctcctaataacccccctctctgaactggcttcatcactctgctctcctccccactgagagctgctgtgtgtgagcagactggagcttcatccaggtggggggacacactggtgggggtgaaggggatccccctgacctgtgaagagctctgagtggagagtccagaaaagcgctgtagaagtgcaatgaattattattttactatttagTCTTCCATGTTATAATCCATGCTGTACAGAGAAATGGGCTAACAGTAAACCCAGCCTGGTAATCGGTCTCTCTGTATTAACACACTCCCTCTCAGGCGCTCAGTACTGGGTGTTTAAGGACACCAGGGCACTGGATGGTTACCCCCGGCCTGTGTCGGACTGGGGcttgccagcagggggcagcggAGTGACCGCAGCTTTCGTGTGGGCGCACAATGGCAAGACCTACCTCTTCCGGGAGAAGGAATTCTGGCGTTACGATGACCGGGAAGGAAGAGTGGACCCCGGTTACCCCAAATCTGCTTCTCTCTGGAGCGGGGTACCCTCTGACCCTGATGACATCATCACCTGGGAAGAAGGTAAAGTCATCGTGTCACCTGTAATGACATCATAAGTGACAGGTGTGTCATTCCTTGCAAAGGCGAGGGAGGTTCAGTTGGCATCAGTTGCAGTGTGCTCACGGTGTAGAGTACTGAGATCAGTCACAGTGTGCTCAGAGTGTAGAGTATTGAGATCAGTCGCCGTGTGCTCAGGGTGTAGAGTATTGAGATCAGTCGGAGTGTGCTCAGGGTGTAGAGTATTGAGATCAGTCGGAGTGTGCTCAGGGTGTAGAGTATTGAGATCAGTCGGAGTGTGCTCAGAGTGTAGAGTATTGAGATCAGTCGCCGTGTGCTCAGGGTGTAGAGTATTGAGATCAGTTGCAGTGTGCTCAGAGTGTAGAGTATTGAGATCAGTCGTGGTGTGCTCACGGTGTAGAGTATTGAGATCAGTTGCTCATGGTGTAGTGCTCACAGTGTAGAGAACATTGCACTACACCGAACCACATCAGTATGATCAGTCATGGCCTGCTTATGGTCTAGTGGAATTGAGATCAGTTTGGCACCTGTAGCAGTTAACCaaacaaacaaattattttcccaCAGACTTCTGAGGACACAAGAATTTAACAAACCTATGTATATATATCAAAGAGTCTAATACTGCCCTCTTGTGATGATGTTTGAAATGAAATTTTCCAGCTTTTTATCAGTATCAAGTAACTTGAACGATTCTGTCCCTTACCTTGCCTCCTCCTCACCCTTACTTCCCCAACCCGGTCTCAGTCTCTCATAGTGCCATTTCTCTCCTTCTCCCGCCTTTAGGCGATGCCTACTTTTTCAAGGAAAACCGGTACTGGGTACAGCAGAAAGGGGGGCTGAACCAAGAGGCAACCACTCCCAGATCGGTGGCCGTGGATTGGATGAGATGCGCCCCGCCCCCCTCGCCCAGCCAACCACCTGTCAGGTCTGATCCCAAAGGGCGGGACTGCATCTGCAACCTCGGCAACGGTGGGGTGGGGCTAACTCCCAAGGTGGTCTCTCACTGGCTGTTTCTGCTGCCCGTCTCCTTGCTCGCCCACCTCACTTCCTTTTTCTGCTACTGAAGCTCAAGCTGCCGAAATCAAAGAGGAGACGCCCCCCATGTGGAGAGCAGGCTGAGATTCACAGGTCCTGGACGGGGCTCTGCTGCTAGGTTTCGGGAATTCGGGATGGCCCGGGACGGACCTGCATGAAGGCGTGCCTCCTGCCTCCCACTTCCTGTCCCTCCCCTCACTTCCTGTCTCCGCTTGGGTGCGGTTGCTCAAGAGGTCCCCAGTGGGACCTTTCCCGATTCCAGGCAGCGCACGGCACGCTGGGGAGGGGACTGGTGGTGGGGAGGGTTCTGGGCTCTGGCGCAGACCGGAGGAGACGCTGGAGTCCGGTCCCGGGTTCCGATCTCGGACTCCAGAGGCATTCGTCTCTGGGAAAGCCGCGGGGTTTGGAAAGCTACgccagtgttttctttcttcctaaacGAGTCGGTTGGTGCTCTTGACTTATTTATTTCCGTGCCCAGAGAGTTCTGGGTTGTGCAGCCTGGGGTGCAGAATCTCAGCTCGCAGCTTTCcatgttgttctttttttttaagtgccttgttgttttgtattttcattttggaaTAAACACCAAAGTGGGTCTTCTTGTGCGAGTGTGTTTATTCGCTGGATAAAGTACTTTTGTACTTTCACTCCTGGGTTTAATTTACTGACCAGATCTGCGTCTCTATCTCTCTCTGCGTATTTCCAACAcagtggggggggggtcagagcgcagggtcaggcaTTTATACAGCATccctggaacagttggggtgaagggccttgctcaggggcccaatggagtaggattcctctgccggccgtgggattcgaaccagtaaccttctagccacagctacaggcgcagatccttagccacagtgccaccgatCTGCCCCTGAAAGGGACCCCATTCCTGCTCCCCCCAGGCGATCCACCTAACCAGACGTTTCTCTGGGAGGAGACACCCGAAAGTCAGggaggaacatgcaaactccacccagacagttCCCATAACAGCACAGTCAAACAGCGTCAGGGCATCTGCAGTGACCGGGGGCCCGAAGTTTGACCCCCCACCTCCCGCGGCACAGTGCTCCCTGTGCCAGCACCCGGGAGCATCAGTCGGGATTCCTGGTCCAGGTGAAAGatcgccccctactggtccaccaacaccactaaCAGAAACAACAAGTGGAGGTCTCCAATCCCAGTACTGGGTCACAGCACGAGGGGTGGATGCTGCTGAGAGGTGACAGCGTGtatgataatgatgatgaaaCGAGGCAGAGTTGGTGACTCCGTGTCTGCGCCCTAAGGACTGCTTCCTCGGGGCTTAAATACTGCACGAGGGGGCCTGGCGGGGTTGAGGGCCCCGAGGAGCCCCCGGCACGGGTGGGCCGCGCGGTGGTATTGCTGAAGTTCACGCAGCGGCGCTGGAGCGTGCCGGGGCGGTGCCGCTCTTTCGTGAGTAATAAAGACAGCTCCCGGGGGCGCCAGTCCTAGGAGAGTGCTGAGGTGAGTGGGAGGCACTGACTTTTTGTTGAGATGCAGTTTTGATCATGAACAAGCTCCCAATCAGGCTCTCTGATTTTCATCGGCACGTActctgttactgggcagcggagcacctTTAGcaccagactgctccagctgcggtgttcaagggaacgtttccgcaggtctctCCTCCCGgcagctgtcagggtgtatgACGCTGCCCCAGGCGAGGACTGTCAGCCCTTCatctgctcgtctatggacagcatggtgCTCCATTGTGCTTTTTGTACACTcaatctgtataaacctatgcacgtTTTGCAcaaattttattgtttttacagtgacttttgcacacacctatgtatttttatttatttattttatataactttgtttttgtttgtcttgggctggactgctgtaacacgtcaatttccctacgggaccaataaagtcttatctatctatcataTACTGGGAATTCTGATAGAACCATAGGCTCCCCTCATAGTAGTATTATACGGAAAAACAGATATATCTTGCTAAGGAAGACCATATTTCATGAATCCTGGTTAAATAAGAGTATTTGGTCAGTCGTGCATTTATGGGGGGCTAATGGAGAGTTTTATAAATATGGGGATTTTGTTCAAAGATATGACATTGGATGTAAACCAAAGCAATTTAATGAAATGATAGATGCAATCCCAACTGCTCCTCTTGCTTTGGTAGAAATTTCCACATCTTGTGATGCTATATCTCCCCTACGACCTGAGGTCAGAACTGGAATCTACGATATTTTAGAAAGGAAGTTTAATAAGACGTACATCCGAACATTTATGGCTGAAACAGTCTCCCGCCATCAAGGAGAAGGTACTTTTTGATGATGGGGACGACGATTCTCTTATTGTTGCTGGAACTGAATACGTTACTCCCCCCACTCcgccaaaatcattttaaaataccgAACAACATATCCAAGGaatttctgagaaaaaaaggttaaactGACTGCAACACCCGTACATTGTTTTAATCTAATACTGAAACAACAGCTTTCCGGCACTCTTCTCTGATGGTGGTTAAATAATAGTAATATGAGTGTAAATCTCATTTCTAAGGGCATTGTTCTTGGTGTtctgaataaaaacaaagaagctTGTATAATGTTAAGTCAATCGCATCCTGGTTAACGTTTACATACATACGtgtagagtaaaaaaaaaactcatatgTGCTTTAAAGAATGTACTGATTCAATTAAGTTACACgcaaatttattaaaaatacgcTCGATTAACTGGTTTGTAGAAACCTTTCAGCATATAAACTCATTTATATAATTACCCCTAACACAACACACCCTTCGATAAGGTTCTGATTTGCTGTTctgtttcattcattttttaattgtctttgtTCTGTCATGATACCCCACGTGTACGTGTATAACCTTGTTTGCtggattttctgtttctgtacatttaaaaaaagtacgcCACTACCACTTCCGTCTCTGTTCTGTGACGTCACGATTAATTACACTGCGCTAACGGGGAAACCGGATTCGTCGCGGCCTTCGCTGGGACTTATGGGAGTTGTAGTCCTACCCCCCGCGGTGCAGTGTGGGTACGGCGTAAGCGCTGGCTGACGCACTGGTAGAAACTCCGATCTCCGTGTCGCGGACGTGATCgtgttttctgtaattaattATTGTCATCTTTAGAGGCGATTGCTCCCTTCGTCCCGAGGAGGTTCGATATCCTttcgctttttaaaaacaatcctCCCTTTCTCTCCGGGAGAGGAAAGGCGGAGGTGAAGGTAAGTCgacgagaggagagagagagtggggcCCAGGGGGTGGCGGGGAGGTGAGGGCGGTCGAGCGCGCAGCGTGTCCCCGCGGCCAGGCGTGCATGCCCGGCCGAAGGCCGCACTGCGAGACCGGGGATTGGGGAGGCCTTTGCGTCcgggtttgtgtgtgtgtggcgggggAGCTGGTGTCGAGAGGAAGccgaggggggagagagagagagactgggggaGCTTTTCCATCGTCTCTGAAGGGATTGGGGGTGTTTTATTTCCCTCACTCGCCCGAGTCCGGGGGAAGGTACAGAGACGTGCGTTTGTGCGGCACAGCAGGTCAGCAGAAACCCagcggggaggaggaggaggggggagacgaaaataaaaactttattcagCAGAGAAACGGGAGTTGTGTTCGGCCCGGGAAGGGTGCGAGGCAGGCCGGGTGCCGGGAGTCCTGCCGGGAGGGACTTCGCTGGGGATAAAGACAGGAGGAGTGttggagaggaagtgctgatCACGCGAATCGCAACAGGAGGATAACAGCTGTTGCGCTTCTTCCAGGGCGAAattcacttttgttttcttccGAACTGGGATCGGACCGACACTCTGTTACAGCCCGTTGCTGTTAAAGCCTTTCTCGAAGTTGGAAGTTTCTTAGTGCGTAGCCGGACGTCCGTGTGAAGCTCTCGAAACCCCCGAGATGATCAAATGTTGATTGTAGCGATTAACCTGTTGAGCAGCTGGtattctcagtgcagtgttaatgtactggagtgtccagtcagtgtgtctgtattaacctctctctctcagtgcagtgttaatgtactggagtgtccagtcagtgtgtctgtattaacccctctctctcagtgcagtgttaatgtactggagtgtccagtcagtgtgtctgtattaacccctctctctcagtgcagtgttaatgtactggagtgtccagtcagtgtgtctgtattaacccctctctctctcagtgcagtgttaatgtactggagtgtccagtcagtgtgtctgtattaacccctctctctcagtgcagtgttaatgtactggagtgtccagtcagtgtgtctgtattaacccctctctctctctcaggaagGATGTATAACGGGATTGGCCTGCCCACCCCGCGGGGCAGTGGCACCAATGGCTACGTGCAGCGGAACCTGTCCAGCGTGCGGGCCAAGCGCTCGCGGACCGAGGGCGGCGGGCCGGACGACCTGCAGCGTCTGGAGCGGGAGAACGCCCTCAGCAGGCAGCCCAACGCCGAG contains:
- the mmp25a gene encoding matrix metalloproteinase-25 — translated: MRYRVVFGTLVVYLCLSASRAAPAPAPDDYSKSVDWLSRYGYLPPPDPRTGQLQTKEGIEKALRVMQRFGGIKETGRLDSETLLLMKKPRCSLPDIIGTAELLRRKKRYALSGEVWSRTQLTWRVDNYPDIAQSPTLRADTVRTLMHLALQVWAKVTPLQFRELTAGGASEEPDIHITFSSSYHQDGYPFDGPGGTLAHAFFPGEHPVSGDTHFDDQESWTYADPQGTDLFTVAIHEFGHALGLSHSSSTNSIMAPYYQGPVGRPEDYVLPGDDTQGIQQLYGKKKGVTVSPPDAQPTRSVPRLPSPPPRRPTRYPGPAFPDRCSGGFDAVANIRGEVFFFKGQYFWRIQRSGSLVSLSPALVSNFWHGLPARFARIDAVYERMTDSHIIFFIGAQYWVFKDTRALDGYPRPVSDWGLPAGGSGVTAAFVWAHNGKTYLFREKEFWRYDDREGRVDPGYPKSASLWSGVPSDPDDIITWEEGDAYFFKENRYWVQQKGGLNQEATTPRSVAVDWMRCAPPPSPSQPPVRSDPKGRDCICNLGNGGVGLTPKVVSHWLFLLPVSLLAHLTSFFCY